In Gossypium arboreum isolate Shixiya-1 chromosome 6, ASM2569848v2, whole genome shotgun sequence, the following are encoded in one genomic region:
- the LOC108452609 gene encoding indole-3-pyruvate monooxygenase YUCCA2-like translates to MDYCKEVEGKGVHDPFNKNMTTLSRCVWVPYPVIIGAGPSGLATAACLKQRGISSLILERENCIASLWKLKTYDRLRLHLPKHFCQLPFMPFPESFPTYPTKKQFLSYLESYKKHFGLDPVFNKTVVSAEFDHRCGFWRIKTLGLKHEETEYVSRWLIVATGENAEEVVPKIEGMDDFGGPILHTSSYKSGRLFRGKDVLVVGCGNSGMEVCLDLCNCEARPSLVVRASVHVLPQEMLGRSTFGLSMWLLKWFPVRIVDRLLLLLSRFTIGDTGKFGLHRPQLGPLELKSRSGKTPVLDVGTLDKIKSGNIKVYPGIKRITYNAAEFVDGTKENFDAVILATGYKSNVPQWLKDRDLFSEKDGLPREPFPNGWKGECGLYAVGFTKRGLLGSSLDATRIAEDIALQWKA, encoded by the exons ATGGACTACTGCAAGGAAGTTGAAGGGAAGGGAGTCCATGACCCTTTTAACAAGAATATGACTACGTTATCGAGGTGTGTATGGGTGCCATATCCTGTTATAATTGGTGCTGGCCCTTCGGGCCTAGCCACAGCTGCTTGTCTCAAACAAAGAGGCATCTCTAGCTTGATCCTCGAAAGGGAAAACTGTATAGCTTCGTTGTGGAAGCTTAAAACCTATGATCGTCTTCGCCTTCATCTTCCAAAGCATTTCTGTCAGCTACCCTTCATGCCATTTCCGGAAAGTTTCCCAACTTATCCAACGAAAAAACAGTTTTTATCGTATTTAGAGTCCTAcaaaaaacattttggtttagaCCCAGTTTTCAACAAAACCGTTGTGAGTGCAGAATTCGATCATCGATGTGGGTTTTGGCGAATTAAGACATTGGGGCTGAAACATGAAGAAACCGAGTATGTGTCTCGATGGCTGATTGTTGCTACCGGGGAAAATGCTGAGGAAGTGGTGCCCAAAATTGAAGGAATGGATGATTTTGGTGGCCCTATACTTCACACAAGCTCATACAAAAGTGGCCGGTTGTTCCGAGGGAAAGATGTTTTGGTGGTTGGATGTGGCAATTCAGGCATGGAGGTCTGTTTGGATCTCTGCAACTGTGAAGCTCGTCCATCCCTGGTCGTTAGAGCTTCG GTGCACGTTTTGCCTCAAGAGATGCTAGGCAGATCAACTTTTGGATTGTCCATGTGGTTGCTCAAGTGGTTTCCGGTGCGCATCGTGGATCGCTTATTACTTCTGCTGTCGCGTTTTACGATTGGAGACACTGGAAAATTCGGCCTCCATCGGCCCCAGCTCGGTCCTCTTGAGCTCAAGAGCAGATCTGGCAAGACACCTGTTTTGGATGTTGGGACATTAGACAAGATCAAGAGTGGAAACATTAAG GTCTACCCAGGAATAAAGCGAATAACATACAATGCCGCGGAATTTGTAGATGGGACAAAGGAGAATTTTGATGCCGTTATCCTCGCCACTGGTTACAAAAGCAATGTACCACAGTGGTTAAAA GATAGAGATTTGTTTTCAGAGAAAGATGGTTTGCCTCGGGAGCCTTTCCCTAACGGTTGGAAAGGTGAATGTGGACTGTATGCCGTAGGGTTTACAAAGCGTGGCTTGCTTGGTTCTTCACTCGATGCAACAAGGATTGCTGAAGATATTGCCCTTCAGTGGAAAGCTTAG